A stretch of the Veillonella parvula DSM 2008 genome encodes the following:
- a CDS encoding bacteriocin, giving the protein MIDTFEKTYTDWSIDVGDYKYEGITLNEVEQNLYAIEDQEQDFVVISPSNAISIDTKKYNFVQVCSDQDTDVLHIELSVTNDGEQGAIIYGKNELGHQKTFQIIEEFIAHHKAPSLDDWKVVLDLRPKMESYVKGTNDD; this is encoded by the coding sequence ATGATAGATACTTTTGAGAAAACATATACAGATTGGTCCATTGATGTAGGTGACTATAAGTATGAAGGGATTACCTTGAATGAGGTTGAGCAAAATTTATATGCTATTGAGGATCAAGAGCAAGATTTTGTAGTCATATCACCATCAAATGCAATCTCAATAGATACTAAAAAGTATAACTTTGTACAAGTTTGTAGTGATCAAGATACCGATGTATTACATATAGAGCTTAGTGTAACTAATGATGGTGAGCAGGGCGCTATTATATATGGTAAAAATGAGCTGGGACATCAAAAGACATTCCAGATCATAGAAGAATTTATTGCACATCATAAGGCTCCATCATTAGATGATTGGAAAGTCGTACTAGATTTAAGACCGAAGATGGAAAGCTATGTAAAGGGTACAAACGATGACTAA
- a CDS encoding SMI1/KNR4 family protein, translating into MELTKAEIKLLRKAYSVMADTHSKYHPESEKDISEFENKFEPIPSEYRYLLKEFGGCHFVDPWIFTLEELGCVYPAFIANYSDDEESNISNNTVFPIGGLGDGSLVCILKETDKIVVLPHDVYVTSVDDLEIIAESFKELVFGLAEQGIELDNQIK; encoded by the coding sequence ATGGAATTAACAAAAGCAGAGATTAAATTACTAAGAAAAGCTTATAGCGTTATGGCTGACACGCACAGCAAATATCACCCGGAGTCCGAAAAAGACATATCTGAGTTTGAAAACAAATTCGAACCAATTCCGTCAGAATATCGATATTTACTCAAGGAATTTGGTGGCTGCCATTTTGTTGATCCATGGATTTTCACTTTAGAGGAATTAGGTTGTGTATACCCTGCTTTTATTGCAAACTATAGCGACGACGAAGAAAGCAACATATCAAATAATACTGTTTTTCCTATTGGCGGTTTAGGTGATGGAAGTTTAGTTTGTATTTTAAAGGAAACAGACAAAATTGTTGTTTTGCCACATGATGTATATGTGACATCGGTTGATGATTTAGAAATTATTGCAGAAAGTTTTAAGGAGTTAGTTTTTGGTTTAGCGGAACAGGGTATTGAGCTTGACAACCAAATTAAATAG
- a CDS encoding anaerobic C4-dicarboxylate transporter has protein sequence MIILLGFIVLLACLIVGVRYGGLGLAAISGLGLAFFVFVIGLVPGKPPIDVMLTIMAVVTCSGFLQASKGLDVMLVYAEKLLRKNPKQITILAPITTWFLTVLCGTGHVVYTMFPIIYDIAIKEGIRPERPMAVSSIASQMGVCASPASVAVVSVVAMLVAANFPASVVTILAITIPATFCGVIVAGIWSMRRGKDLANDPDFQERIKNPEQRAYIYEENKEASVKTELPHTAYWATTIFLLGILIIALFGSFPEQLLPLVPNAKGVWKPLSMTPTIQISMLVIAAIILLVCKVKVSDVTNGSVFKSGMIAVISVYGVAWMAETYFGAYIPQFKTTLSGIVVAYPWTYAFVLFLISKLVNSQAAALAIVVPMGLSVGVDPLIILSFVPACYAYFILPTYPSDLACIGFDRSGTTRIGKFVINHSFILPGCIGVFTSCVVGYFIAHAMF, from the coding sequence ATGATTATTTTATTAGGTTTTATTGTTTTATTAGCCTGCTTAATTGTAGGTGTTAGATATGGTGGCCTAGGACTTGCTGCTATATCAGGTTTAGGTCTTGCCTTTTTTGTATTTGTAATTGGTTTGGTTCCAGGAAAACCACCTATTGATGTAATGTTGACTATTATGGCGGTTGTTACATGCTCTGGTTTTTTACAAGCTTCTAAAGGTTTAGATGTAATGCTAGTTTATGCTGAAAAACTTCTACGTAAAAATCCGAAGCAGATTACAATTTTGGCACCTATAACAACTTGGTTTTTGACTGTTCTTTGCGGTACGGGTCACGTTGTATATACAATGTTCCCAATTATTTATGATATTGCAATCAAAGAAGGTATTCGTCCAGAACGACCTATGGCTGTATCATCTATTGCTTCTCAAATGGGGGTATGTGCTTCACCGGCATCCGTTGCAGTCGTATCCGTTGTTGCTATGTTGGTAGCAGCTAACTTCCCAGCTAGTGTAGTAACAATCTTGGCAATTACAATTCCAGCTACTTTCTGTGGTGTTATTGTTGCTGGTATTTGGAGCATGCGTCGTGGCAAAGATCTTGCAAATGATCCAGACTTTCAAGAACGTATTAAAAATCCTGAGCAACGTGCGTACATTTATGAAGAAAACAAAGAAGCAAGTGTTAAAACTGAACTTCCACATACTGCATATTGGGCAACAACAATTTTTCTACTAGGTATTCTTATTATTGCTCTCTTTGGTAGTTTCCCTGAACAATTGTTACCACTTGTTCCAAATGCTAAAGGCGTATGGAAACCATTATCCATGACACCAACTATTCAAATTTCTATGCTTGTAATTGCTGCGATTATTCTTCTTGTGTGCAAGGTAAAAGTTAGTGATGTAACGAATGGTTCTGTATTTAAATCTGGTATGATTGCAGTTATCTCTGTTTATGGTGTAGCTTGGATGGCAGAAACATATTTCGGTGCTTACATTCCACAATTTAAAACTACATTGTCTGGTATCGTTGTAGCGTATCCATGGACATATGCTTTTGTGCTATTCTTGATTTCTAAACTGGTAAACTCGCAAGCGGCAGCACTTGCTATTGTAGTGCCAATGGGCCTTAGTGTTGGAGTAGATCCTCTAATTATTTTATCCTTTGTGCCAGCTTGTTATGCTTACTTTATTTTACCAACTTATCCATCAGACCTTGCATGTATTGGTTTTGACCGTTCTGGTACAACGCGCATTGGTAAGTTCGTAATTAACCACAGCTTTATACTACCTGGTTGTATTGGTGTATTCACAAGCTGTGTGGTGGGTTACTTTATTGCTCATGCAATGTTTTAA
- a CDS encoding SMI1/KNR4 family protein, with product MSNLKDFNWTGFWNDVDYAFESYIGKPVTDEDIKAAEANLGYTLPAAYIELLKNHNGGVVKKNCFIEDFIKEYGFSVVEWNCASIYAGKVPDILS from the coding sequence ATGAGTAATCTGAAAGATTTTAATTGGACCGGATTTTGGAACGATGTTGACTATGCATTTGAATCCTATATAGGTAAACCTGTTACTGATGAGGATATTAAAGCAGCTGAAGCAAATCTAGGGTATACATTGCCTGCAGCATATATTGAGCTACTTAAAAACCATAATGGTGGTGTAGTAAAGAAAAATTGTTTTATTGAAGATTTTATTAAAGAATATGGATTTTCAGTAGTTGAATGGAATTGTGCAAGTATTTACGCAGGAAAAGTGCCGGATATTTTATCATAA